DNA from Campylobacter concisus:
GTGGCGAGTATGAGTTTAAAATAATAGCTATAAAACACACTTATATAGACGAAAGTGTTTTAGAAAATACTCTAAATTTAGGTGACAATGTCCCTTTAAAAGATAAGAAATTTATAAGCTCATATACAAATGAGCTAAGCATCATCCCAAGCAGCGTGAAATTTGTACCAAGCTACAAGCAAAAGCCAAAAGCGCCTGACATCACTCTAGGTCTTGTTGTAGGACAAGATGGGCTAAATAGCCAAATAAACACCATCCATACGGATAGTTACGGCAGAGTAAAGGTAAGACTAAACGCCTTTAGCACGCAAGAGCAGATAGATAAAGACGACACCATAAACGCAAGCTATCATAAAAGTGCCTATCTAAGAGTGATCACACCTATCGCAAGCAACAGCTCTGGCTTCTTTGCGATACCTAGGGTCGGCGATGAGGTGATCATCTCATTTTTGCAAAACGACATAGACAACCCAGTGGTAAGCGGTAGCCTCTATAATGCCTCAAATATGCCACTAGTAAATGTAGATAACAACTACCATCAAACATCGCTTAGCTCAAAAACGATCGGCGCAAACGAGACTGGTATAAACGAGATCACTCTATCAAACTTAAAAAACAAAGAGCAAATTTATGTAAAAGCCGAGAAAGACTACGATGAGCTAGTAAATAACGACTTTTCACAAACGATACTAAATGACAAGAGCTCGCAGGTACACGGCAGCTATACAGAGAGGGTCAAAAAAGCACATATCCAAACGATAGATCTTGCTAAAAACGTAAATGTCGGTGGAGAATATCTAACGACGGTTGGACTTTCAAAAGATACGGTAGTAGGCGTCTCAAATACACTAAATGTAGCTGTTGATGATACAACTAGAGTTGGTCAAGATAGACACGAGTTTGTCGGCAATGACAAATTTGTCGAGATAAAATCAAACCTCAACACAACCATACACAACGATGAGACTAAAGAGATAAAAGGTACCAAAGAGCAAAACATAGATGGTAGCTACAAGCTAAACTCTCAAAAGGGTATAAATGAGTTTAGTAACGAGCATATCGTGCTTCAGGCAAACAACTACATCGACATAAATGCTAAGTCAAATTTCACAACAAAAACAGCCGCGCAGCACACCGAGATGGCAGACTCTAAGTTTAGCGAGATCGAGACGACATACGAGGTCAATGCTAAAAATGAGATCATCCACCAAGTAGGCAGCACCAAAGTAACCATAAATGGCGCAAGTGTCGTGATAGAAGTTGGCGGCATAAAAGCGATATTTGACAGCATGGGACTAAGAGTCATCGGCGGAGATATCAAGGCGTTGTAAAATACATAAAAACCTGTCAGTAATTGGCGGGTTTTTACAAATTTATTAAAAACGATTTAGCTTTTACATAGAGCTTATATAAAAACTATCAAATTTTTACTAGCACTTATAGCTACTCTAAAGCACTCTAAATTTTGTTTAGTTATACAAGCAAAATTTATATAAAATTTTATCTTTACAATATTTTGTAATGTCACACGTTTTTGCTAAAATCGCCCCTTTTAATTTACCTAAAAGGGAGAAAATGAAGAGATATTTAGCCGAGTTTTTTGGCACATTTTGGTTAGTTTTTGGAGGTTGCGGTAGTGCGATATTTGCAGCAGCTTTTCCAGAGCTTGGCATTGGATTTGTAGGTGTTGCGCTTGCTTTTGGTCTTACGGTTCTTACGATGGCTTACGCAGTTGGTCACATTAGTGGCGGGCACTTCAACCCGGCTGTATCAGTTGGCTTGCTAGTTGGCGGAAGATTTGATAAAAAAGACTTCGTGCCTTACGTCATCGCACAGGTTATCGGAGCGATCGTAGCAGCAGCTGTGCTATATCTCATCGCTTCAGGCAAGGCTGGATTTGACGCTACTGCGAGCGGTTTTGCTAGCAACGGATACGGCGAGCACTCACCAAATGGCTATAATCTAGTCTCAGCGCTAGTTGCAGAGGTCGTTCTAACTGCGTTTTTCCTTATCATTATCCTAGGCGCGACTGATGAGCGTGCTCCAAAGGGCTTTGCACCGATCGCTATTGGCCTTGGCTTGACGCTGATACACCTTATCTCGATACCTATCACAAACACATCGGTTAATCCAGCTCGCTCAACTGGCGTTGCGATATTTCAAGGTACTTGGGCGTTAGAGCAGCTTTGGCTTTTCTGGGTTGCGCCTATCGTTGGAGCTATCATCGGAGCTATCATTTATAGAATTTTAGGCTGCACATGCGGCTGCAAAAGCGCAAAATAATCAAATTTTATGCTTCAAGGGGCGATCTTCGCCCTTTCTACTCTTTCAAATTTAAATAAGTAAAAAGAAATTTATAAGATATTTTGAGGGATCATCTAAGAAATTTAATTCTTAGATGAAAAGAGGATTTAGGCCTTTTTTGTCATCGCCCTAATAGGTATAACAAATATCGCTGCGATAAGGTAAAAAACGATACCAAAGACAGCTGCCATCATAAATATCTCGCCGATATCATAAAAGCTTGACTCAAGCCTAATGGTATCCACGTAATTTATCGCAAACCATAATGCTACGCCAAGAGCGATAGCAAAAACAAAAAATCCCCAAGAAAATAAAAAATTTAAAATCTTAGTCATCAACTTTTCTCCTTTTTGAGTTTATTTATCTACTTTAAATCCGCCGCCAAGTGCTCTGTAAACTTCAACCGCGCTATCTACCTCATCAAGCTTAGCTGAGATATCTTGAAGCTTTGCTTGAAGCAAATTTCTCTGTGCATCAAGAAGCTCTAGGTGTCCGATGTAGCCAGCGTTATACTGATCTTTAGCAAGCGAATAAATTTTTTGCTGCGATTGTAGCAAATTTTTTACCTGATCCAAAGAGAGCTTTGCGTTTTGCCTTGATATAAGAGCATCTCTAACCTCGCCAAGGGCTGATCTAACAGTCGCTTCGTAAGTGACGGCCGCGATTTGCTCGTTTGTCTCAGCAACTCGGACATTGTTTTTTGTCCTGCCATAGTCAAATATCTTTTGAGCTAAAGAGCCGCCTATGTTCCAAGTATTGGCATTTCCTACAAATATATTTTCAAAATCAATACTTGTAAAGCCCAAAAGTCCGGTAAGTGAGATCGTAGGAAAATAATCAGCCTTTGCCACTCCTACAAGGGCATTTGTAGCTTTTAGATCTGCTAGCGCCTTTGCCACGTCGCTTCTTCTAAGCAAAACATCTGAGCTGATGCCAGCCTTTATCTCAGGTGAGCTTGGTAAATTTTGCGCACTAGCAACGGCTCCTTTTAAAATTTCATCATTGCTCTTGCCAGTTAGGATGGCAAGTGAAGTAAGCGCTTGTGACTTTGAGTTTAGCACTGAAGTTAGGCTTGTTTTTGCCCTTTCAACTTCAGCCTTACTTTGCAGATAGGTCATCTCATTTATGCCACCAAGATCAAGCTGCGTTTTGCGAAGCGCTAACGTATCTTCGTAGGTCTTTAGTGTCTCTTTTAGCACTGCTTCTTGCATGTTTAGTGACACTAGAGCAAAGTAGCTTTTTGCCACACTTGAGCTAAGGCTTAGTCTAGCGCTATCGTAGTCAAATTTGCTCGCATTTAAATTTTCATTAGCTGCAAGCACGCTATTTCGCACTCTACCCCAAAGATCTATCTCATAGTTTAGTCCTAAATTTATGCTCGAGCTTCTATAACGTGTTTGAGGCTGCTTGGTGTAGGTTTCACCACTGGTTTTTGCCTTGGTATAACTTACATTTAAATTTACCCCCGGTAGCAAGTCAGCCTCAGCAATGCCAAGGCTTGCCTTTGCTTTTTGTAAATTTAAATATGCAATGCGTAAATTTGTATTTTTCTCAAGTGCACTTTCGACTAGAGAATTTAAATTTTCATCGTGAAATTCTTTCCACCAAAGATCTCTTATATCGCTTGTCTCGAAAGTGTATGTCGAGGTGAAATTTGTATCCACGTTTGGCATATCTGGGCGAAACGAGCAACCAGCCAAAAACGCCGCTGTTATAAGTATAAACGCCTTATTTCTCATCTTTTTTTGCTCCCTTTTTCCAGTATTTTTCATTTAAAGTTTCAAGCAAATAGTAAAACATAGGCACGAAAAATATCGCTATTGTGGTAGAAGCGATCATACCGCCAACTACGCCAGTTCCTAGTGAGTGACGAGATGCAGCGCCAGCACCCGTGCTTATAACCATTGGGAAAACGCCTAGAGTAAATGCGATCGAGGTCATTACGATAGGTCTAAAGCGAAGTTTGGCCGCATTTACAGCTGATTCAAATATACTCTTTCCACTCTCGCGCTCTTGCATAGCAAATTCTACGATCAAAATGGCGTTTTTGGCCGCTAGACCGATGAGTAGCAAGAGTCCGATCTCAAAGTAGATATCGTTTGTCAGTCCTCTTATCCAAACAGCTAGCAACGAGCCAAATACTGCAAACGGCACGGCAGTGATGACTGCAAGTGGGATGAGCCACCTCTCGTACTGAGCGGCAAGGATTAGGAAGACAAAGATCATACCAAAGATAAAGGCAGTTGTGCCTGTTCCTTGAGAATTTACCTCCTGATATGCCGTTCCAGCCCAGCTGATAGAGTATTCGTCGCTACTTAAAG
Protein-coding regions in this window:
- a CDS encoding efflux transporter outer membrane subunit, which translates into the protein MRNKAFILITAAFLAGCSFRPDMPNVDTNFTSTYTFETSDIRDLWWKEFHDENLNSLVESALEKNTNLRIAYLNLQKAKASLGIAEADLLPGVNLNVSYTKAKTSGETYTKQPQTRYRSSSINLGLNYEIDLWGRVRNSVLAANENLNASKFDYDSARLSLSSSVAKSYFALVSLNMQEAVLKETLKTYEDTLALRKTQLDLGGINEMTYLQSKAEVERAKTSLTSVLNSKSQALTSLAILTGKSNDEILKGAVASAQNLPSSPEIKAGISSDVLLRRSDVAKALADLKATNALVGVAKADYFPTISLTGLLGFTSIDFENIFVGNANTWNIGGSLAQKIFDYGRTKNNVRVAETNEQIAAVTYEATVRSALGEVRDALISRQNAKLSLDQVKNLLQSQQKIYSLAKDQYNAGYIGHLELLDAQRNLLQAKLQDISAKLDEVDSAVEVYRALGGGFKVDK
- the aqpZ gene encoding aquaporin Z, whose translation is MKRYLAEFFGTFWLVFGGCGSAIFAAAFPELGIGFVGVALAFGLTVLTMAYAVGHISGGHFNPAVSVGLLVGGRFDKKDFVPYVIAQVIGAIVAAAVLYLIASGKAGFDATASGFASNGYGEHSPNGYNLVSALVAEVVLTAFFLIIILGATDERAPKGFAPIAIGLGLTLIHLISIPITNTSVNPARSTGVAIFQGTWALEQLWLFWVAPIVGAIIGAIIYRILGCTCGCKSAK